In Synechococcus sp. CC9616, the following are encoded in one genomic region:
- a CDS encoding CPP1-like family protein: MAAVGDPGSNPNAGDPYGRLGLSAGASFEAVQSARQRCLNEAGDDPQERARVEAAYDAVLMARLRNRQDGEVSQAAASASEREQIKGVESPAVSLPGVGVLQRFRSNLPDPAQSLSGLAPQWSLVEGQGLVVRLVAGSLALLFLVLSPGSSQLVLSLGVIGSFLSHVRRGRRALPALGWSLMTLLAGLLLGALFTALLPAEAGLPLAVQQDQLQALPAVLLLWLGSLFLS, translated from the coding sequence ATGGCTGCGGTAGGCGACCCTGGCTCAAATCCGAATGCGGGAGACCCTTACGGTCGCCTGGGATTGTCTGCCGGTGCCAGCTTTGAAGCTGTGCAAAGTGCCCGACAGCGATGTCTCAACGAGGCTGGTGACGATCCCCAGGAGAGGGCGCGGGTAGAAGCTGCCTACGACGCCGTTCTCATGGCCCGGCTTCGTAATCGTCAGGATGGTGAGGTCAGCCAGGCTGCCGCCAGCGCTTCGGAGCGGGAGCAGATCAAAGGTGTGGAATCCCCTGCGGTTTCCCTCCCAGGCGTTGGGGTGCTGCAACGTTTCCGCTCCAACCTCCCTGATCCGGCCCAGTCCTTGAGCGGTTTAGCTCCCCAGTGGAGTCTCGTGGAGGGGCAAGGCCTCGTCGTGCGCCTTGTTGCCGGCTCACTGGCGCTCCTGTTTCTGGTCTTAAGCCCCGGCAGCAGCCAGCTGGTTCTCTCTCTCGGGGTGATTGGAAGCTTCCTCAGTCACGTGCGTCGTGGGCGTCGTGCCTTGCCAGCCCTGGGATGGTCCCTCATGACCCTCTTGGCCGGTTTGCTGCTTGGAGCGTTGTTCACTGCACTGTTGCCTGCAGAAGCTGGGCTTCCGCTGGCCGTCCAGCAGGATCAGCTCCAGGCTTTGCCGGCCGTTCTGCTGTTGTGGCTGGGCTCTCTTTTCCTGTCCTAG
- a CDS encoding peptide chain release factor 3, whose protein sequence is MSGTTAATDHELTEELASAVDRRRNFAIISHPDAGKTTLTEKLLLYGGAIQQAGAVKARGEQRKVTSDWMELEKQRGISITSTVLQFDYDTTTINLLDTPGHQDFSEDTYRTLAAADNAVMLEDAAKGLEPQTRKLFEVCRMRQIPIFTFINKMDRPGREPLTLLDEIEAELGLTPWAVNWPIGSGEQFRGVIDRRSREVVLFRRAERGKQATEQRLTLDDPLLREQVEEELLDLAIEEMELLDVAGAELDIEAVHAGELTPVFFGSAMTNFGVRPFLDAFLEMAQRPIARSSSDGMVDPLRAGFSGFVFKLQANMDPRHRDRVAFVRVCSGRFEKDMTVKHARTGKAIRLSRPQKLFGQDRAVVEDAYPGDVIGLNNPGMFAIGDTLYVGSKVEFEGIPCFSPEIFSWLRNPNPSSFKNFRKGVNELREEGAVQILYDTDESKRDPILAAVGQLQLEVVQHRLENEYGVESRLEPLGFQVARWVTGGWSALETVGRIFNCKTVRDAWNRPVLLFKNEWNLNQLKDDHPDLELSNVAPVVSGVEPISL, encoded by the coding sequence ATGAGCGGAACGACTGCAGCGACGGATCACGAGCTCACCGAAGAGCTGGCCTCGGCCGTGGATCGGCGCCGCAATTTCGCGATCATTTCCCACCCGGATGCGGGAAAAACAACGCTCACTGAAAAGCTTCTGCTCTACGGGGGTGCGATTCAGCAGGCCGGTGCCGTGAAGGCGAGAGGTGAGCAGCGCAAGGTGACCTCTGACTGGATGGAACTGGAGAAACAGCGGGGGATCTCGATCACCTCCACCGTGCTGCAGTTCGATTACGACACCACCACCATCAATCTTCTCGACACCCCTGGCCACCAGGATTTCTCGGAAGACACCTACAGGACCCTTGCGGCGGCGGATAACGCCGTGATGCTCGAAGACGCCGCGAAAGGCCTCGAGCCTCAGACCCGCAAGCTGTTTGAGGTCTGTCGCATGCGACAGATCCCGATCTTCACGTTCATCAACAAGATGGATCGGCCAGGGCGGGAGCCCCTCACCCTGCTGGATGAAATCGAGGCCGAGCTCGGGCTAACCCCCTGGGCTGTGAACTGGCCGATCGGCAGTGGCGAGCAGTTTCGCGGTGTGATTGATCGGCGCAGCCGCGAGGTGGTTCTGTTCCGTCGGGCCGAACGGGGCAAGCAGGCGACCGAACAGCGGTTGACCCTCGATGACCCGCTGCTGCGTGAGCAGGTGGAGGAGGAACTGCTTGATCTCGCCATTGAAGAGATGGAGCTGCTCGATGTTGCTGGGGCTGAACTGGATATCGAGGCGGTTCACGCCGGAGAGCTGACGCCTGTGTTCTTCGGCTCAGCGATGACCAACTTCGGCGTGCGCCCGTTTCTGGATGCCTTCCTCGAGATGGCGCAACGACCGATCGCCCGCTCCAGCAGCGACGGAATGGTGGATCCGTTGCGAGCCGGTTTCAGCGGTTTCGTCTTCAAATTGCAGGCCAACATGGATCCCCGCCATCGCGATCGCGTTGCCTTCGTGCGGGTCTGCAGCGGACGGTTTGAAAAAGACATGACCGTTAAGCACGCGCGCACGGGTAAGGCCATTCGTCTGTCACGTCCCCAGAAATTGTTCGGACAGGATCGTGCCGTTGTCGAAGATGCCTACCCGGGGGATGTGATCGGCCTGAACAACCCCGGAATGTTCGCCATCGGCGACACGCTGTACGTGGGCTCAAAAGTTGAGTTTGAAGGGATTCCCTGTTTCAGTCCGGAGATCTTCAGTTGGTTGAGAAACCCCAATCCCTCATCGTTCAAGAATTTCCGCAAGGGGGTGAATGAACTCCGGGAAGAAGGCGCTGTGCAGATCCTTTACGACACCGATGAAAGCAAACGCGATCCGATTCTTGCCGCGGTGGGTCAACTGCAACTGGAGGTGGTGCAGCATCGACTCGAAAATGAATACGGCGTCGAATCACGCCTTGAGCCGTTGGGCTTTCAGGTTGCCCGTTGGGTGACCGGTGGCTGGTCAGCGCTTGAGACGGTTGGCAGGATTTTCAACTGCAAAACCGTTCGTGATGCCTGGAACCGTCCGGTGTTGCTGTTCAAGAACGAGTGGAATCTCAATCAGTTGAAAGACGATCACCCCGATCTAGAGCTCAGCAATGTGGCTCCGGTGGTGAGTGGAGTTGAGCCCATCAGCCTCTGA
- a CDS encoding trans-aconitate 2-methyltransferase — MQRQPEPELMEGRQQVQAYAAADFGAGDAHTLGLLAGLIDRTGALPPTPTLVDLGCGPGNITLRLAKAFPEARVIGVDGSLEMLAVAEHRAKALALNVEFRCCDLRSLDGLRADLVTSNSLLHHLHQPDLLWRTTAVIAAPGCRVLHRDLRRPPTMDALDQLQQRHLSDAPSLLIRDFRASLAAAFEIQEVEDQLHEAGLGSWTVEPEDDRYLVVSGLVK, encoded by the coding sequence ATGCAGCGTCAGCCCGAACCTGAGCTCATGGAAGGGCGGCAGCAGGTGCAGGCCTATGCCGCTGCCGATTTCGGTGCTGGCGATGCTCACACCCTGGGCTTGCTCGCGGGCTTGATCGATCGAACGGGAGCCTTGCCGCCGACGCCAACCCTGGTGGATCTCGGTTGTGGCCCAGGCAACATCACGTTGCGCCTGGCGAAGGCTTTCCCAGAGGCACGTGTCATCGGGGTGGACGGTTCATTAGAGATGCTCGCCGTGGCTGAGCACCGCGCCAAGGCACTGGCTCTCAATGTTGAGTTCCGCTGCTGTGATCTCCGCAGCCTTGATGGTCTGCGGGCTGATCTGGTGACGAGCAACAGCCTTCTGCACCACCTCCATCAACCGGATCTGCTCTGGCGCACAACCGCTGTGATCGCAGCTCCCGGCTGTCGGGTGCTGCACCGGGACCTGCGCCGCCCGCCGACCATGGACGCCCTTGATCAACTCCAGCAACGCCATCTCAGTGATGCCCCGTCCCTGCTGATTCGCGACTTCAGAGCCTCTTTGGCAGCAGCCTTTGAGATCCAGGAGGTGGAGGATCAGCTTCATGAGGCCGGACTGGGCAGCTGGACCGTTGAGCCGGAGGATGATCGTTATCTGGTGGTGTCAGGCTTGGTGAAATGA
- the nrdJ gene encoding ribonucleoside-triphosphate reductase, adenosylcobalamin-dependent yields MTLTPSRAEVAAGESACFSDFPATAPAANPVFYRTYSRRTPGGRESWAQVGDRNLGGLRKLGDLNDSEVALLARMQTEKKALPSGRWLWIGGTPWIEEQQNFSGAYNCTSTNLVDWDAFGLMMDLAMMGCGTGAIIEPHLIERLPEVRNTLSVLSVTDIGITPAGQRQDVCTHEIDGNKVSIKVGDTRRGWVDSYQLLLELSSDPRFESGEVEIEVDLSDVRPVGETLKGFGGMANPVKLKDLYHRIARLLNKAVGRRLTSVECCLLIDEAAVTIVAGNIRRSAGMRQFAADDSAAASSKDNLWQQDDQGNWRIDPERDALRMANHTRVYHTRPSKEVVLAAVTKQFHSGEGAIQFAPEAIARSNADLLSTPELRTEFIEIYCDQGREEAGKWLQLNHGPISDAELDHRLSRYGLNPCGEILGADFHCNLAEIHLNQIDPSDEEGQADAFRAGALSVACLLNHRFEVERYRQSRAWDPIVGVSFTGLFDFFVHAFGTEWLRWWEAGRPETEEGKAFKAQEAAYLSRWKQVVNDTVWDYCDRHGLRRPNRCTTVQPAGTKSLLTGAAPGWHPPKAQRFIRRITFRKNDPVAMACMDYGYTIVPSQSDKDDQGRLLDDPFDPRCTEWLVEIPTEVSWANLPGADAVDINGFSAMAQFDFYMQVQRHYTAHNTSATIEFREHEIEPLADALHQAMEQGEGYISAALLARFDANATFPRLPFEPIDADTYEQMQTEVIQRRVSSDFFEALQRYDQGELNEAGPAGCDSDKCLLPLAQPKG; encoded by the coding sequence GTGACCCTGACCCCGAGCCGCGCCGAGGTCGCTGCAGGCGAAAGCGCCTGCTTCAGCGACTTTCCTGCTACCGCCCCCGCCGCAAATCCGGTTTTTTATCGCACCTACAGCCGTCGCACGCCTGGCGGCCGTGAAAGCTGGGCCCAGGTGGGAGATCGCAACCTTGGCGGTCTGCGCAAGCTGGGAGACCTCAACGATTCAGAGGTGGCTCTGCTGGCCCGGATGCAGACCGAAAAGAAGGCGCTCCCATCAGGGCGTTGGCTTTGGATCGGCGGGACGCCCTGGATCGAGGAGCAGCAGAATTTTTCTGGGGCCTACAACTGCACTTCCACCAACCTGGTGGATTGGGATGCTTTCGGTCTGATGATGGACCTGGCGATGATGGGTTGCGGCACCGGCGCCATCATTGAGCCGCACCTGATCGAACGGCTGCCGGAGGTGCGCAACACCCTGTCCGTGCTGTCGGTCACCGATATCGGCATCACGCCAGCTGGCCAGCGTCAGGACGTCTGCACCCATGAGATCGATGGCAACAAGGTCAGCATCAAGGTGGGCGACACCCGTCGCGGCTGGGTGGACAGCTATCAACTGCTGCTCGAGCTCAGCAGTGATCCACGCTTCGAGTCCGGCGAGGTGGAAATTGAGGTTGATTTGTCCGATGTGCGCCCGGTCGGCGAAACCCTGAAGGGCTTCGGCGGCATGGCCAATCCGGTGAAGCTCAAGGATCTGTATCACCGCATTGCCCGCCTGCTGAACAAAGCGGTTGGCCGCCGCCTCACGTCAGTTGAATGCTGCCTGCTGATCGATGAAGCCGCCGTCACCATCGTGGCCGGCAACATCCGCCGCAGTGCCGGCATGCGCCAGTTCGCTGCCGACGACTCCGCAGCGGCTTCTTCCAAGGACAATCTCTGGCAGCAGGACGATCAGGGCAACTGGCGCATCGATCCCGAGCGGGATGCCCTGCGCATGGCGAACCACACCCGTGTGTATCACACGCGTCCAAGCAAAGAGGTGGTCCTGGCCGCGGTCACCAAACAGTTCCACTCCGGCGAAGGAGCCATCCAGTTCGCACCGGAAGCGATCGCACGCTCCAACGCCGATCTGCTCAGCACCCCCGAGCTGCGCACTGAATTCATCGAGATCTACTGCGACCAGGGTCGTGAGGAAGCCGGCAAGTGGTTACAGCTGAACCACGGCCCCATATCCGATGCCGAACTGGATCACAGGCTGAGCCGCTATGGCCTCAACCCCTGTGGAGAGATTCTGGGAGCGGATTTCCACTGCAACCTGGCGGAGATCCATCTCAATCAGATCGACCCCAGCGATGAAGAAGGCCAGGCCGATGCCTTCCGGGCTGGAGCACTTTCAGTGGCCTGCCTGCTCAACCACCGCTTTGAGGTGGAGCGCTACCGCCAAAGTCGCGCCTGGGATCCGATCGTGGGCGTCAGCTTCACCGGCTTGTTCGACTTCTTTGTGCATGCCTTCGGCACAGAGTGGTTGCGCTGGTGGGAGGCCGGCCGGCCCGAGACGGAAGAAGGCAAGGCGTTCAAGGCGCAGGAGGCCGCCTACCTGAGCCGCTGGAAACAGGTGGTGAACGACACCGTCTGGGATTACTGCGATCGCCACGGCCTGCGCCGGCCTAACCGCTGCACCACCGTGCAGCCGGCAGGCACCAAGAGTTTGCTCACAGGAGCGGCTCCTGGCTGGCATCCACCCAAGGCTCAGCGCTTTATCCGCCGCATCACGTTCCGCAAGAACGATCCGGTTGCGATGGCTTGCATGGATTACGGGTACACGATTGTTCCGTCTCAGTCCGATAAAGACGACCAGGGACGCCTGCTCGACGATCCCTTCGATCCCCGCTGCACCGAATGGCTGGTGGAGATCCCCACCGAAGTGAGCTGGGCCAATCTCCCCGGCGCTGATGCCGTGGACATCAACGGTTTTTCAGCCATGGCGCAGTTCGATTTCTACATGCAGGTTCAGCGCCACTACACGGCGCACAACACCTCAGCCACGATCGAATTCCGCGAGCACGAGATCGAGCCCCTCGCAGACGCCCTTCACCAGGCGATGGAGCAGGGAGAGGGATACATCTCGGCTGCACTGCTGGCACGCTTTGATGCCAATGCAACGTTCCCCCGTCTGCCATTCGAGCCGATCGACGCCGACACCTACGAACAGATGCAAACAGAGGTGATCCAGCGGCGTGTCAGCAGCGATTTCTTTGAAGCGCTGCAGCGGTACGACCAGGGCGAGCTCAACGAAGCCGGCCCAGCGGGCTGTGATTCCGACAAGTGCCTGTTACCCCTGGCCCAGCCCAAGGGCTGA
- a CDS encoding sodium:proton antiporter: protein MTSPLDIPAILLVLATLFGTLNYWFIKLPHTIGLMLVALVASLSVVALDLIFPSLEMSTLVYRFLENIDFNVTLMQGMLSFLLFAGSLHVDLDQLLKNKWTILAFASIGVVLSSVVIGGGFWLISGAIGLSLPFLICLLLGVMVSPTDPVAVLGVLKTLKVPAPLKAKIAGESLFNDGVAVVLFSVLASLAFGNIGEESTEAGFQLTSAIWLLIKETVGGLVLGLISGLSAFWLLRQIDDYVLEVLITLALVTGAYSIALHLHLSGPIAMVIAGLLIGNQGTSLAMSESTRLHVETFWELIDEILNSILFLLIGLKIIFLLKHASYGISYPLLISLFVAITLLSIIARYLAIALPVKIRSLISEVNPGTVPILTWAGIRGGVSVALALSLPNSPESILLLFVTYLVVLFSVTVQGLTIENVIKYYYP from the coding sequence ATGACATCACCACTCGATATCCCAGCCATCCTGCTTGTGCTTGCAACCTTATTTGGAACGCTTAATTATTGGTTTATAAAGCTTCCGCACACCATTGGGTTGATGCTTGTTGCGCTGGTCGCCAGCCTATCTGTCGTTGCACTTGATCTGATCTTTCCATCGCTGGAAATGAGCACATTAGTGTACAGATTCCTTGAAAATATTGATTTCAATGTCACATTGATGCAGGGAATGTTGTCGTTTCTTCTGTTTGCAGGTTCACTTCACGTTGATTTAGACCAATTACTCAAGAACAAATGGACGATCCTGGCGTTTGCCAGCATTGGCGTCGTTCTGTCCTCAGTCGTGATTGGAGGTGGTTTCTGGCTGATATCAGGAGCAATAGGCCTTTCATTGCCGTTTTTGATCTGTTTGCTACTGGGAGTCATGGTCTCCCCAACAGATCCAGTGGCCGTGCTGGGCGTCTTAAAGACGTTGAAGGTTCCAGCGCCATTGAAAGCAAAAATTGCTGGCGAAAGCCTCTTTAATGATGGGGTCGCAGTGGTCCTTTTCTCGGTTCTAGCGTCATTGGCCTTTGGGAACATCGGCGAGGAAAGCACTGAAGCTGGCTTTCAGCTCACCTCGGCAATCTGGCTACTAATCAAAGAAACCGTGGGTGGTCTTGTGCTTGGCTTGATCTCTGGCTTATCCGCTTTCTGGCTGCTTCGACAGATTGATGATTACGTTCTTGAAGTTTTGATCACACTCGCACTCGTAACGGGTGCTTATTCGATTGCATTGCACCTGCATCTTTCAGGTCCCATTGCCATGGTGATCGCAGGTCTGCTGATTGGCAATCAAGGCACATCACTGGCCATGTCAGAGTCAACACGCTTGCATGTCGAAACCTTCTGGGAGCTGATCGACGAAATCCTCAATTCCATACTGTTTCTGCTGATTGGCCTGAAAATTATTTTCTTGCTGAAACATGCCTCCTATGGAATCAGCTATCCGTTGTTGATCAGTTTATTTGTTGCCATTACTCTTCTTTCAATCATTGCTCGATATCTGGCCATTGCATTGCCTGTGAAGATTAGGTCACTCATATCTGAGGTGAATCCGGGAACAGTACCAATTCTCACCTGGGCTGGAATCAGGGGAGGAGTATCGGTTGCTCTTGCCCTATCACTTCCGAACAGTCCAGAGAGCATATTGCTCCTATTTGTCACCTATTTGGTTGTGCTGTTCTCGGTCACAGTCCAGGGATTAACAATTGAAAACGTTATCAAATATTATTACCCGTAA
- a CDS encoding tetratricopeptide repeat protein has protein sequence MKTLSNIITRNQKSVIATHTACLLKIKHTDSRAKKLRTSHKQDNKRQIARGFSPGHALIDINLLRARYTPPQSAMAGFLLINLMEKKKSMQNKRLKAARETMSVCSSRMSRSTTAFTAAFSLLLPTGPCFVIGLTPFAVTGTALLSAQTAYAQSAEDWNESGNAKFREGDYQGAIADYTKAIKINPRFGLAYYNRGFAKEYSGDSKGAILDYTKAIELNPDDANAYANRGDLKYDMDDNPGAIADYDKSLVINPLNRRAYAYRGMAKSDLKNYQGALADFDKAIELDPDYGFAYFMRAYVKSDLNDYKGALADFDKAIEVEPLNELNYSSRGLLKEMNGDLSGACSDWKKAVELGHDDAVKWVRNQC, from the coding sequence TTGAAAACGTTATCAAATATTATTACCCGTAATCAAAAATCAGTTATCGCAACACATACTGCATGCTTGCTAAAAATAAAACACACTGATTCCCGAGCAAAGAAATTGCGAACGAGCCACAAACAGGACAATAAACGGCAAATTGCCAGAGGGTTCTCACCTGGCCATGCATTGATAGACATCAATCTTTTGAGGGCCAGATACACACCACCCCAGTCAGCGATGGCGGGGTTTCTATTGATTAATCTTATGGAAAAGAAAAAGTCAATGCAGAACAAGCGGCTCAAAGCTGCTAGAGAGACAATGTCTGTTTGCAGCTCCAGAATGTCTCGTTCTACCACTGCCTTTACTGCTGCGTTTTCCCTACTGCTGCCTACAGGGCCATGCTTCGTTATCGGGCTGACTCCTTTTGCTGTAACTGGGACTGCGCTGCTGTCAGCTCAGACAGCTTATGCACAGAGCGCTGAGGATTGGAACGAATCAGGCAATGCAAAATTCAGAGAGGGGGACTACCAAGGCGCCATCGCCGACTATACGAAAGCAATTAAGATCAATCCTCGATTTGGTCTTGCTTATTATAATCGTGGCTTTGCTAAAGAGTATTCAGGGGATTCAAAAGGAGCCATTTTAGATTATACAAAAGCAATTGAACTTAATCCTGATGATGCCAACGCTTATGCAAACCGCGGAGATCTCAAATACGATATGGATGACAATCCGGGCGCAATTGCTGACTACGACAAATCACTTGTCATCAATCCCCTCAACAGAAGGGCCTATGCGTATCGAGGGATGGCAAAATCTGACCTAAAAAACTATCAGGGAGCACTTGCTGATTTCGACAAAGCGATTGAGCTAGACCCTGATTACGGATTTGCTTATTTCATGCGTGCATACGTAAAGTCTGATTTAAATGACTACAAAGGAGCCCTTGCCGATTTTGACAAGGCGATTGAGGTTGAACCATTAAACGAATTGAATTACAGCAGTCGAGGCTTATTAAAAGAAATGAATGGGGATTTAAGTGGTGCTTGTTCTGATTGGAAAAAAGCAGTCGAACTTGGCCATGACGATGCTGTCAAATGGGTCAGAAATCAATGTTGA
- a CDS encoding HIT family protein: MDTAASSEAALSHCPICRIHSDVDLIERYEIQRDALWVLRHHADPAPLPGWLLLDSVRRVSGPIDFNEEECADWGRAVRGASALVKMLTGCDRVYAIAFGEGAQHLHLHLIPRFIEDSRTSAWSVADHYRAVEEGERAAAPPEAVQDLVRRARQIQG; the protein is encoded by the coding sequence ATGGACACTGCCGCGTCATCAGAGGCTGCGCTTTCACACTGTCCCATTTGCCGGATTCATTCCGATGTCGACCTGATCGAGCGCTATGAGATTCAGCGCGACGCTCTTTGGGTTCTGCGCCACCATGCTGATCCAGCGCCGTTGCCCGGCTGGTTACTGCTCGACAGTGTTCGGCGCGTTTCGGGCCCAATTGATTTCAACGAGGAGGAGTGCGCTGACTGGGGCCGAGCTGTTCGAGGCGCCAGTGCGCTCGTGAAGATGCTCACCGGGTGTGATCGTGTGTATGCGATCGCCTTCGGTGAAGGAGCCCAGCATTTACACCTGCATCTGATTCCCCGCTTCATCGAGGATTCGAGGACATCTGCATGGTCTGTTGCTGATCACTATCGAGCGGTTGAAGAGGGTGAACGTGCTGCTGCGCCGCCTGAAGCTGTCCAGGACTTGGTGAGGCGGGCCCGTCAGATTCAGGGTTAG